In the genome of Methanopyrus kandleri AV19, one region contains:
- a CDS encoding endo alpha-1,4 polygalactosaminidase, translating to MLETILLATVAWTVQDHDQPFATYWQDVKFWEILERHPRTLVVDPYCGPDDRPWTKDEIRTLREHGVKPVAYLSLATVGKHQTDLYSLAEEKGLLGPRDPYWEGDRAVRFWERTWLDALRTKFEELRDLGYEGVFIDVVDPWTLDWYVKWFRRETGENLEKLRELTYDALEELIQAALHLGLEVYVNVGGAIFDPKLAELKERYGFKVVVEDVITDDEGNLVPDDVFRDYLRALAHLGSGVYVIEYDLTMTPEVNERLEELFAETKVEAVYVTSLDHDRLGIDIVPIKAPVNPSDTSGSSGEEKASYTRENEEDLERIPVEELVEEGPKKLPVIPIVPPVRRRCLSHG from the coding sequence GTGCTCGAGACTATCCTTCTGGCCACCGTCGCCTGGACGGTTCAGGACCACGATCAACCTTTCGCCACATATTGGCAGGACGTGAAGTTTTGGGAGATCCTGGAGCGACACCCGCGCACGCTCGTCGTCGATCCCTACTGCGGTCCCGACGACCGACCTTGGACCAAGGACGAGATCCGCACCCTACGCGAGCACGGTGTGAAACCCGTAGCGTACCTATCACTTGCCACGGTCGGCAAGCACCAGACGGACCTGTACAGTCTCGCGGAGGAGAAGGGACTCCTCGGTCCGCGGGACCCGTACTGGGAAGGGGACCGTGCAGTTCGATTCTGGGAACGCACCTGGCTCGACGCCCTCCGCACCAAGTTCGAAGAATTACGGGACCTCGGCTACGAGGGTGTGTTCATCGACGTTGTGGACCCGTGGACTCTGGACTGGTACGTTAAGTGGTTCCGTCGCGAAACCGGCGAGAACTTGGAGAAACTGCGTGAGTTAACTTACGATGCACTCGAGGAACTCATTCAGGCGGCACTACACCTCGGCCTCGAAGTCTACGTGAACGTCGGGGGCGCGATCTTCGATCCAAAGCTCGCCGAGCTCAAGGAACGTTACGGGTTCAAGGTCGTCGTTGAGGACGTGATCACCGACGATGAGGGTAATCTCGTCCCGGACGACGTGTTCCGTGATTACCTGCGCGCCCTCGCACACCTAGGCTCGGGCGTGTACGTGATCGAGTACGACCTGACGATGACCCCCGAGGTGAACGAGCGGCTCGAAGAACTCTTCGCGGAGACGAAGGTGGAGGCGGTGTACGTGACCTCGCTCGACCACGATCGACTCGGGATCGACATAGTTCCCATCAAGGCTCCGGTGAACCCGTCGGACACCTCGGGGAGCTCGGGGGAGGAGAAGGCATCGTACACGCGGGAGAACGAGGAAGACTTGGAGAGAATCCCCGTGGAGGAGCTCGTGGAGGAAGGTCCGAAGAAACTGCCGGTGATCCCGATAGTTCCTCCGGTGCGTCGACGATGCCTATCGCATGGGTAA